From the Thermovirga lienii DSM 17291 genome, one window contains:
- a CDS encoding TraR/DksA family transcriptional regulator (PFAM: Prokaryotic dksA/traR C4-type zinc finger~InterPro IPR020458: IPR000962~KEGG: aba:Acid345_4135 TraR/DksA family transcriptional regulator~SPTR: DNA binding protein, DksA/TraR family) — translation MDKAELKLRLERERQRLTELVSLAEPRDEDASGPDHPDHMAEHASELVQKEYEAGELASLRYLLKEVDHALAKLNNLPDKFGYCEKCGKKIEEKRLKAKPWARYCLQCRKVYESTVAKRKK, via the coding sequence ATGGACAAGGCGGAGCTTAAACTTAGGCTTGAAAGGGAAAGGCAAAGATTGACTGAGCTCGTGTCATTGGCAGAACCCCGAGATGAAGATGCTTCTGGACCTGATCATCCAGATCACATGGCAGAGCATGCATCTGAGTTGGTCCAGAAGGAATATGAAGCAGGGGAATTGGCGTCTTTGCGCTATCTCCTCAAAGAGGTCGATCATGCATTAGCAAAGTTGAACAACCTCCCTGACAAGTTTGGATATTGCGAGAAGTGTGGCAAGAAAATAGAAGAAAAGCGGCTTAAAGCAAAGCCTTGGGCTCGTTATTGCCTCCAATGTAGAAAAGTTTATGAGAGCACTGTAGCCAAACGTAAAAAGTGA
- a CDS encoding pseudouridine synthase, RluA family (PFAM: RNA pseudouridylate synthase~TIGRFAM: pseudouridine synthase, RluA family~COGs: COG0564 Pseudouridylate synthase 23S RNA-specific~InterPro IPR006224: IPR002942: IPR006225: IPR006145~KEGG: tai:Taci_0984 pseudouridine synthase, RluA family~PFAM: pseudouridine synthase; RNA-binding S4 domain protein~SMART: RNA-binding S4 domain protein~SPTR: Pseudouridine synthase;~TIGRFAM: pseudouridine synthase, RluA family), protein MVDSRHHNIDIEDFGAGEGDETISILVGQNYEGYRLDVFLSEKIDRSRSYVQKLIKENLVFVKGFSTIKPSTRLQSGMEIVVKIPVAEAITLTPEYVPFDVLYEDEDIIIINKPAGVAVHPSPGHWKGTLVQGLLHRYPELFSGENSLRPGIVHRLDLGTSGLMVIAKHIKAHERMSMLFKTRSVKKEYLALVWGCPRKVSGLIDMPIGRDSRNRLRMAITPKGKRAITRYEVLWTRNGFSLVRCRIYTGRTHQIRVHFKSLGCPVVGDKLYAPRRERVFDSERIFLHAWRLAFPHPMTGVDVSFRSPLPEDLIFVLRDIFSNRLGKPK, encoded by the coding sequence ATGGTTGATTCGAGGCATCACAACATTGATATAGAGGATTTTGGGGCCGGCGAGGGAGATGAGACCATCTCTATCCTCGTCGGCCAGAATTATGAAGGTTACAGGTTAGACGTGTTCCTCTCTGAAAAAATAGATCGCTCACGATCCTATGTACAGAAACTCATAAAAGAAAACCTGGTCTTCGTAAAAGGATTCTCCACTATCAAACCTTCAACCCGCCTGCAGTCGGGGATGGAAATTGTAGTGAAGATACCTGTAGCTGAAGCCATTACGTTGACGCCAGAATATGTACCCTTTGATGTTCTCTACGAAGATGAAGACATAATAATAATCAATAAGCCCGCAGGTGTAGCTGTCCATCCTTCCCCTGGGCATTGGAAGGGTACTCTCGTTCAGGGGCTTTTGCATCGCTATCCAGAGTTGTTCAGCGGGGAAAATTCGTTGAGGCCTGGGATAGTTCACAGGCTTGATCTAGGCACATCGGGACTTATGGTAATTGCGAAGCATATAAAGGCCCATGAAAGAATGTCCATGTTGTTCAAAACTAGATCCGTTAAAAAAGAGTATTTGGCTCTTGTATGGGGATGCCCTAGGAAAGTGTCTGGATTGATTGATATGCCTATAGGCAGGGATAGTAGAAACAGGCTCAGGATGGCTATAACTCCTAAAGGGAAAAGGGCCATTACGAGATATGAAGTATTGTGGACCCGTAACGGTTTTAGCTTGGTCAGATGTCGTATATACACTGGCCGCACTCACCAAATCAGGGTACACTTCAAGTCGTTGGGATGCCCCGTTGTAGGCGATAAGCTTTATGCTCCCAGGAGAGAAAGGGTCTTCGACTCAGAACGAATATTTTTACATGCATGGAGGTTAGCTTTCCCTCATCCCATGACGGGAGTTGACGTCTCCTTTCGTTCTCCTTTACCGGAGGATCTTATATTTGTTCTTCGAGATATTTTTTCCAATAGACTGGGGAAACCGAAATAG
- a CDS encoding protein of unknown function DUF814 (PFAM: Domain of unknown function (DUF814); Fibronectin-binding protein A N-terminus (FbpA)~COGs: COG1293 RNA-binding protein homologous to eukaryotic snRNP~InterPro IPR008616: IPR008532~KEGG: aco:Amico_0959 fibronectin-binding A domain protein~PFAM: protein of unknown function DUF814; Fibronectin-binding A domain protein~SPTR: Fibronectin-binding A domain protein): MTFGPEMVSAWSTEISTEFKNKKVTKIDFGHSWIVMQFANYTDALFFSLDPQYYGVASISKSQGKMIASYFAKTSRVEQSFKKHLLGGVIIGCNQINHDRILTITFEKRLGAGFAQKYSVIFEIMAHKSNLILADSEQRVIDAVKLKSFDSKSNSLLLPGTRYSPPPPLSGVTLSQMINDIPSVAPERIVGIGKNLEKKIKELWHEYPKELWHKWLSNLRYIHGNIGNVTFQKLGNYITFFPVLLPGAEPIETHGSSALKLAREFVFYPFLQKETTKLKNEILKPLKTELKSYKARIEGLNNLIDMAKQSEEWMKIGNLLIAWQHNIPPKTAETVLEDWTTTPPQKIRVNLDPQKSPVENAQTYFKKAKKYKDKNEEAQKLLMRYKTRYEELKETIESIESLEEPTQILALAKEQINTGRSSKSKHNKTSPVIRYDLRGAIVFAGLNQKSNHYVTFKLAKSDDIWLHAKDKPGAHVVIRKTDTKEKSFSPDDPRLIFAASLAAYHSKGRSDNLVVVDYTEKKHVAPQKGGIAQVTYSNYKSISVSPVYWKKYLEEQI; this comes from the coding sequence ATGACATTTGGACCTGAAATGGTTTCAGCATGGAGCACAGAGATATCAACTGAATTCAAGAACAAAAAGGTGACAAAAATAGACTTTGGACATAGCTGGATAGTTATGCAGTTTGCTAATTATACCGACGCTTTATTTTTCTCTTTGGATCCCCAGTACTACGGTGTGGCCTCCATAAGTAAAAGCCAAGGAAAAATGATAGCCTCATATTTCGCAAAAACATCGCGCGTGGAGCAATCTTTTAAAAAACATCTACTTGGTGGAGTCATTATAGGGTGCAATCAAATTAACCATGACCGCATATTGACAATAACTTTCGAAAAAAGGCTAGGAGCAGGTTTTGCCCAAAAGTACTCTGTTATTTTTGAGATAATGGCCCATAAAAGCAACCTGATTCTTGCAGACTCTGAGCAAAGAGTTATCGATGCAGTAAAGTTAAAAAGTTTTGATAGCAAATCTAATTCCTTGCTCCTTCCGGGAACGCGATATTCACCGCCACCTCCATTATCAGGAGTGACATTGTCTCAAATGATAAATGATATCCCTTCGGTAGCTCCTGAAAGAATAGTTGGGATTGGTAAAAATTTAGAAAAAAAGATAAAAGAATTATGGCACGAATATCCCAAAGAGCTGTGGCACAAATGGTTATCAAACCTTAGATATATCCATGGCAACATAGGGAATGTTACATTCCAAAAATTAGGAAACTACATAACTTTTTTCCCCGTTCTACTACCTGGAGCCGAGCCCATTGAAACCCATGGCAGTTCTGCTTTGAAGTTGGCTAGAGAGTTTGTATTTTATCCATTCCTCCAGAAAGAAACCACCAAACTAAAAAACGAAATACTTAAACCTCTCAAAACGGAACTAAAATCGTATAAAGCCCGCATAGAGGGGTTAAACAACTTGATAGACATGGCAAAACAATCCGAGGAATGGATGAAAATTGGTAATTTGTTGATCGCTTGGCAGCACAACATACCACCAAAGACAGCGGAAACGGTTTTGGAGGATTGGACAACAACTCCACCTCAGAAAATAAGGGTTAATTTAGACCCACAAAAGAGCCCTGTAGAAAATGCACAAACCTATTTTAAAAAGGCAAAAAAATATAAAGACAAAAACGAAGAAGCTCAAAAACTGCTAATGAGGTACAAAACTCGTTACGAAGAGCTAAAAGAGACCATTGAAAGTATAGAATCCTTGGAGGAACCTACTCAAATCCTTGCTCTGGCAAAAGAACAGATAAATACAGGCCGCAGCTCGAAAAGTAAACATAACAAAACCTCACCTGTAATCCGCTACGACTTGAGGGGTGCCATTGTCTTCGCTGGGCTGAACCAAAAATCGAACCACTACGTAACCTTCAAACTTGCAAAAAGCGACGATATTTGGCTTCACGCCAAGGATAAACCTGGTGCTCATGTAGTAATCAGGAAAACCGATACAAAGGAAAAAAGTTTTTCGCCTGATGATCCCCGCTTGATTTTCGCTGCCTCTTTAGCTGCATACCACAGTAAAGGCAGGTCTGACAACCTAGTCGTAGTAGACTACACAGAGAAAAAACATGTGGCACCACAAAAGGGAGGTATAGCTCAGGTAACATACTCTAATTATAAGTCTATTTCGGTTTCCCCAGTCTATTGGAAAAAATATCTCGAAGAACAAATATAA
- a CDS encoding Integrase catalytic region (PFAM: Integrase core domain~InterPro IPR001584~KEGG: adg:Adeg_0194 integrase catalytic region~PFAM: Integrase catalytic region~SPTR: Integrase catalytic region), whose amino-acid sequence MGITERWVRTLMKRKKDGLSAKELLHKKGPRSPHPKRTKPHIEALVIETQQKTNMGPRRLARELKRTLNLNISSYTIRNILRRNNVKTKKVRSRNGNKRYYANLNHWEALQYFQIDSKHIADAKTLPPKAYAALFKYRLPKYQFTAIDIKTRMRILCFSDECSFANGFSFILYIAFLMRALGIRHRMFFQTDNGSEFGGSEESRKRKILQEKFLEPLGVTLLSIPKGEKEAQGFVERSHRTDDEEFYIPALPHITSRKVFMTSAASWVKYYNQKRSHGGRDMNGKTPKEKIFELSLVSSKAATSIPPILLDKVNTFILKMVGAQNISWDSHHLLQLIKRKQFVAPYRELIFGIP is encoded by the coding sequence ATGGGAATTACTGAAAGATGGGTTAGAACATTGATGAAACGGAAAAAAGATGGCCTATCTGCCAAAGAATTATTGCACAAAAAAGGTCCCAGATCCCCTCATCCAAAAAGAACTAAACCTCACATCGAAGCTTTGGTTATTGAAACTCAACAGAAAACCAACATGGGTCCTAGAAGACTTGCAAGAGAGCTGAAAAGAACCCTCAATCTGAATATATCTTCCTACACCATCAGAAACATCTTACGCAGAAACAACGTTAAAACTAAAAAAGTACGTTCTAGAAACGGAAATAAACGCTACTATGCCAACCTAAACCACTGGGAAGCCCTACAATACTTCCAGATCGATTCAAAACATATAGCAGACGCAAAGACTCTCCCACCAAAAGCATATGCTGCCCTGTTTAAATACAGGCTTCCCAAATACCAATTTACCGCTATCGATATCAAAACAAGAATGAGAATCTTATGCTTCTCCGATGAATGCTCTTTCGCAAATGGCTTCTCCTTCATACTTTACATCGCCTTCCTCATGCGGGCTTTGGGCATCAGACATAGAATGTTCTTCCAAACTGACAACGGGAGCGAATTCGGCGGATCTGAAGAAAGCAGAAAAAGAAAAATATTGCAGGAAAAATTCCTAGAACCCTTAGGCGTTACTCTCCTCTCCATACCAAAAGGAGAAAAAGAAGCCCAAGGTTTTGTGGAACGAAGTCATCGCACCGATGATGAGGAATTCTACATACCTGCACTACCTCACATAACATCCCGAAAGGTCTTTATGACTTCTGCCGCAAGCTGGGTAAAATATTACAATCAAAAACGATCTCATGGAGGCAGAGATATGAACGGGAAAACTCCAAAGGAAAAAATATTTGAACTCTCACTAGTCAGTTCTAAAGCCGCTACTTCCATACCCCCTATACTCTTGGACAAAGTAAACACCTTTATACTAAAAATGGTGGGAGCTCAAAACATCTCCTGGGACTCCCACCATCTCCTTCAACTAATTAAACGGAAGCAATTTGTGGCCCCTTACAGGGAACTAATCTTTGGTATACCTTAA
- a CDS encoding Integrase catalytic region (PFAM: Integrase core domain~InterPro IPR001584~KEGG: dau:Daud_0321 integrase catalytic subunit~PFAM: Integrase catalytic region~SPTR: Integrase, catalytic region) translates to MSRGDVYLSEKESRRVYVMERLMDGVVTVKEASCVLGLSERQIKRLKAGVKERGIAALAHGNRGRKPKHATSKEVKEAIVGFAVGKYHGASYQHMSELMKEHDGIFVSAKTVGRILKEASIPNKHTHKTPRRRRTRNRMSMEGMLVQCDASPHDWLEGRCSKLCLHGAIDDATGKIFGLYFRPNEDLLGYLHVLKQMVEDYGVPRSIYSDGHSIFFSPKGDKLSIEEELKGERVKLTQFGEVLNQLGITHIKARSPQAKGRIERLWETLQSRLIVELRIANICTMEDANDFLCDFKKRFNSRFAVRAEDKEQAFRANPGLESLHKIICIRSHRKASNGSTISYGGSTYQLLDSKGHVVPLKPKSPVCVTRHLDGSLGALYSGDYFKLKAISSDSNKKAIQEENLENKAKPRGKYKPSMDHPWRRSINSTTKDHKNKKRYPLEGELGGIHAPY, encoded by the coding sequence ATGAGTAGGGGTGACGTATATTTGAGCGAGAAGGAATCCAGGCGTGTATATGTTATGGAGCGGTTGATGGATGGTGTTGTGACGGTGAAGGAGGCGTCGTGTGTATTAGGGTTGAGTGAGCGTCAAATAAAAAGGCTGAAGGCAGGGGTGAAGGAAAGAGGTATAGCAGCGTTGGCGCATGGTAACAGGGGAAGGAAGCCTAAACATGCTACGTCCAAAGAGGTAAAAGAGGCCATAGTAGGTTTTGCAGTGGGTAAATACCATGGAGCCAGCTACCAACACATGTCGGAGCTAATGAAAGAGCACGATGGAATATTTGTGTCGGCCAAGACTGTAGGTCGAATTCTCAAGGAGGCATCAATACCCAACAAGCACACTCACAAGACTCCGAGGAGGAGGCGTACTAGGAATCGAATGTCCATGGAGGGCATGTTGGTACAGTGTGATGCCAGTCCCCATGATTGGCTTGAAGGAAGGTGCTCCAAGCTATGTCTTCATGGAGCCATAGATGACGCTACGGGGAAGATTTTTGGCCTTTATTTCAGGCCCAATGAAGATTTATTGGGGTATCTGCATGTTTTGAAGCAGATGGTGGAAGATTACGGGGTTCCCAGGAGTATTTACAGTGACGGTCATTCTATATTCTTTTCTCCTAAAGGAGACAAGCTCTCCATAGAGGAAGAGCTTAAAGGAGAAAGAGTTAAGCTTACTCAGTTTGGAGAGGTGTTAAATCAGCTGGGCATAACCCATATAAAGGCTCGTTCACCTCAAGCAAAGGGGCGTATAGAGCGTCTTTGGGAGACCCTGCAGAGTCGTTTGATCGTAGAGCTTAGGATAGCAAATATTTGCACCATGGAAGATGCCAATGATTTTCTGTGTGATTTCAAAAAGAGGTTTAACAGCCGTTTCGCTGTAAGGGCAGAAGATAAAGAACAGGCATTCAGGGCAAACCCTGGATTAGAGTCTTTGCATAAAATCATATGCATAAGGAGTCACAGAAAAGCTTCAAATGGATCCACAATATCTTATGGGGGTAGTACTTATCAGCTGTTAGATTCTAAAGGGCACGTGGTACCTCTGAAGCCCAAAAGCCCTGTTTGTGTTACAAGGCATCTCGATGGTTCCCTTGGAGCTTTATACAGTGGCGATTACTTTAAACTAAAGGCTATCTCAAGTGACAGTAACAAGAAAGCTATCCAAGAAGAAAACCTAGAAAACAAGGCAAAGCCAAGGGGAAAATATAAACCATCCATGGATCACCCATGGCGTAGGAGTATAAACAGCACAACCAAAGATCATAAAAACAAGAAAAGGTATCCTCTGGAAGGTGAATTGGGGGGAATACATGCCCCATATTGA
- a CDS encoding tRNA(Ile)-lysidine synthetase (PFAM: PP-loop family~TIGRFAM: tRNA(Ile)-lysidine synthetase, N-terminal domain~COGs: COG0037 ATPase of the PP-loop superfamily protein implicated in cell cycle control~InterPro IPR012795: IPR011063~KEGG: aco:Amico_0777 tRNA(Ile)-lysidine synthetase~PFAM: PP-loop domain protein~SPTR: tRNA(Ile)-lysidine synthetase;~TIGRFAM: tRNA(Ile)-lysidine synthetase) has product MGIKVKDDNWYVKRVLEAGARQGWLEEPCGKMVVAVSGGSDSVALLWLLCQVWDKDKLVVAHVDHGIRKETSKRDALFVRNLAESWGLNIALLQVEVPKLCKKGESIEVAARRIRYDFFEKTAKSVGARWIALGHTANDQAETVLHNIIRGCGIKGLAGIPERRGKIVRPIIDFYRKELMELLRSKGIEWVSDETNDETIYTRNKIRLNLIPYIERNFNKQFVKHLLGISEIARPLANLVEEEAAKLDLWSSKNVPGMLKAWERSVILRRGLDRGLEVILLEGKRRNLKPLSRERISVLRELLNKRSFWRFQWERDIEIVGEKDLIVFRRREQAEKREFIEKEILVPGSNATGKLKWDDWSIEWKRAEKEERKVKLGVFSACVPFDNNYKIMSIGRFMTSSVEKCLKEKVKTEWRSMKERPVVTDEKRILWIPGTGGINLEASGKEQQLLILKAHIKERRFLQDGQI; this is encoded by the coding sequence ATGGGGATTAAGGTTAAGGATGATAATTGGTACGTGAAGAGAGTTTTGGAAGCAGGAGCAAGGCAAGGGTGGCTAGAAGAGCCTTGTGGCAAGATGGTTGTTGCTGTCTCAGGAGGAAGCGATTCTGTAGCTTTACTGTGGCTCCTTTGCCAGGTCTGGGACAAGGATAAACTTGTTGTTGCTCATGTGGACCATGGTATAAGAAAGGAAACTTCAAAAAGAGATGCTCTTTTTGTGAGAAACTTGGCTGAATCTTGGGGATTGAATATAGCCTTGCTGCAGGTTGAGGTGCCAAAGCTATGCAAAAAAGGGGAGAGCATTGAGGTCGCTGCCAGGAGAATTAGGTATGATTTTTTTGAGAAGACTGCCAAGTCTGTAGGAGCAAGATGGATAGCTTTAGGGCACACCGCCAATGATCAAGCGGAGACAGTGTTACACAATATAATAAGAGGTTGTGGTATAAAGGGCCTCGCGGGAATCCCCGAAAGGCGAGGAAAGATAGTAAGACCCATTATTGACTTTTACCGGAAAGAGCTGATGGAGCTCTTGAGGAGTAAAGGGATAGAATGGGTTTCCGACGAAACGAACGATGAAACCATATATACGAGAAACAAAATAAGACTTAATTTGATTCCCTACATCGAAAGAAACTTCAACAAACAGTTTGTCAAGCATTTGTTGGGAATATCAGAGATTGCAAGACCTTTGGCCAACTTAGTTGAAGAGGAAGCTGCCAAGCTAGATCTTTGGAGTAGCAAGAATGTTCCGGGAATGCTTAAGGCGTGGGAAAGGAGCGTTATTCTGCGGCGTGGTTTAGATAGAGGGTTGGAAGTTATATTGCTGGAAGGAAAAAGAAGAAATCTTAAGCCCCTTTCTAGAGAAAGAATTTCTGTACTTAGAGAGTTGCTGAACAAAAGGAGTTTTTGGCGATTTCAATGGGAAAGGGACATTGAAATCGTAGGCGAAAAGGATTTGATTGTCTTTCGTCGCAGAGAACAGGCGGAGAAAAGGGAATTCATAGAAAAAGAAATTCTTGTTCCTGGATCGAACGCAACAGGAAAACTCAAGTGGGATGACTGGAGCATAGAATGGAAAAGAGCAGAAAAGGAAGAAAGGAAAGTTAAGTTGGGTGTTTTTTCTGCCTGCGTTCCTTTTGACAATAATTACAAGATTATGAGCATTGGGCGCTTTATGACTTCCTCCGTCGAAAAGTGTTTAAAAGAAAAAGTTAAAACAGAATGGCGCTCCATGAAGGAAAGGCCAGTTGTTACCGACGAGAAAAGAATATTATGGATTCCTGGAACGGGAGGCATAAATTTAGAAGCGAGTGGAAAAGAGCAGCAGCTATTGATCTTGAAAGCGCATATAAAAGAAAGGAGATTTTTACAGGATGGACAGATATGA
- a CDS encoding hypoxanthine phosphoribosyltransferase (PFAM: Phosphoribosyl transferase domain~TIGRFAM: hypoxanthine phosphoribosyltransferase~COGs: COG0634 Hypoxanthine-guanine phosphoribosyltransferase~InterPro IPR022272: IPR005904: IPR000836~KEGG: aco:Amico_0778 hypoxanthine phosphoribosyltransferase~PFAM: phosphoribosyltransferase~PRIAM: Hypoxanthine phosphoribosyltransferase~SPTR: Hypoxanthine phosphoribosyltransferase;~TIGRFAM: hypoxanthine phosphoribosyltransferase), protein MDRYELGDILLGRDVIRNKVKELAQELSLYYKDKPVHVIGVLKGSVIFLSDLIREMDAKVHMKLDFLSVSSYGASTKSSGVVKINKDLDESVVNKNLLIVEDIVDTGLTLQYLVNILKERSPKEIKICSLLDKPERRVVDLKADFCGFTIPDEFVVGYGLDYGGYWRNLPDIHVLRKVN, encoded by the coding sequence ATGGACAGATATGAGTTGGGAGATATTCTTTTAGGCAGGGACGTCATAAGAAACAAAGTTAAAGAACTTGCCCAGGAGCTCTCTTTGTATTATAAAGATAAGCCAGTGCATGTAATAGGAGTTCTCAAAGGGTCTGTCATCTTCCTTTCAGACCTGATAAGGGAAATGGATGCTAAGGTGCATATGAAGCTTGATTTCTTGAGTGTTTCATCCTACGGTGCATCTACCAAGTCCAGCGGAGTCGTCAAAATCAACAAGGATTTGGATGAGAGCGTCGTAAATAAAAATTTACTTATAGTCGAAGATATAGTGGACACTGGTTTGACGTTGCAATACTTAGTCAATATCCTTAAAGAAAGATCTCCGAAGGAAATAAAAATATGTTCCCTTTTGGACAAACCGGAAAGGCGAGTTGTAGATTTAAAGGCAGATTTTTGTGGTTTCACCATTCCGGACGAATTTGTAGTAGGATATGGTTTGGATTATGGGGGTTATTGGAGAAACCTGCCAGATATACATGTATTAAGAAAGGTTAACTAG